Proteins from a genomic interval of Collinsella sp. zg1085:
- a CDS encoding single-stranded DNA-binding protein — protein MSINHVSLSGNLTRDAELRATASGTQVLSFGLAVNERRKNTRTGEWEDYANFVDCTMFGARAEALERYLSKGTKVALSGKLSYSSWERDGERRSKLEVIIADIEFLSPRETSASAQTQAQQPLPSPQPLPVQQPQPPSTAMPMPAPMQNVVNQAFKQTAPVNVYDEDIPF, from the coding sequence ATGTCAATCAATCATGTAAGCCTTTCAGGCAACCTTACCCGTGATGCTGAGCTTCGTGCAACTGCTAGCGGAACACAGGTTTTATCGTTTGGTCTTGCGGTCAATGAACGGCGCAAGAACACACGCACGGGAGAGTGGGAGGACTACGCTAACTTTGTTGATTGCACGATGTTTGGTGCCCGCGCTGAAGCCTTAGAGCGCTATTTAAGCAAGGGTACAAAGGTTGCCCTATCCGGAAAGCTTAGCTACAGCTCTTGGGAGCGTGACGGAGAGCGCCGCAGCAAGCTTGAGGTCATCATTGCAGACATTGAGTTTTTGTCCCCGCGTGAAACAAGCGCATCTGCCCAGACACAAGCACAGCAGCCCCTGCCAAGCCCTCAGCCTTTACCGGTACAGCAACCACAACCACCAAGCACCGCTATGCCTATGCCAGCGCCTATGCAAAACGTGGTCAACCAAGCATTCAAGCAAACAGCCCCTGTAAACGTCTATGACGAAGATATTCCATTTTAA
- a CDS encoding site-specific integrase: MSRHRGSISSTDNYTAMLREYVGLRERTGASPNSIRSYKLFVRYVQRYLGTPLISTLSVMDFNRFEQRLLTPKRAGGQGLSRNSVLAVHHFLRGAFNHFVNAGVCTQNPLVYVTKPTPERVEAASLDEWDFNELDAALERELKRGTSEGTTLLDVAFALGAWLSLRTGLRVGEVCALRRKDVSRVSLQIHVGGTVVEERGHKPRRKNTTKGRRSRNIAVTQDVIDVVFRVLALQDKSIPNLRAGSPLLTQDGNFLRPTLMSSSFRHLNERLGLPQSLSFHSLRHTHATWCLANGVDIKTLSERLGHADVATTLRIYAHVMPGRDAIAAHAFAKAAAIARGASN; the protein is encoded by the coding sequence ATGTCCAGACACCGTGGTAGTATTAGCTCCACAGATAATTACACTGCTATGCTGCGTGAGTATGTGGGTCTGCGCGAGCGCACAGGAGCAAGCCCTAACTCCATCAGGAGCTATAAGCTCTTTGTGCGCTATGTGCAGCGCTATCTAGGTACTCCGCTTATAAGTACGCTATCGGTCATGGACTTTAACCGCTTTGAACAACGCCTTTTAACCCCAAAAAGAGCTGGTGGACAAGGCTTATCCAGAAATTCGGTTTTGGCGGTGCATCACTTTTTACGCGGAGCATTTAACCACTTTGTCAATGCTGGTGTTTGCACGCAAAACCCTCTGGTGTATGTAACTAAGCCAACCCCTGAGCGCGTAGAGGCAGCCTCTCTTGATGAGTGGGACTTTAACGAGCTTGATGCAGCTCTTGAGAGAGAACTCAAACGGGGCACCTCTGAGGGCACAACTCTTTTAGACGTGGCATTTGCTCTTGGCGCTTGGTTAAGCCTTCGCACAGGGCTGCGCGTTGGTGAGGTGTGCGCGCTTCGCCGCAAAGATGTGAGCCGCGTGAGCCTACAAATCCATGTAGGCGGCACCGTAGTTGAAGAGCGTGGGCACAAGCCGCGCCGCAAGAATACCACCAAAGGGCGGCGCTCGAGAAATATAGCTGTCACCCAAGATGTGATAGATGTTGTCTTTCGTGTTTTGGCGCTACAAGACAAGTCTATCCCCAACTTGCGTGCAGGCAGCCCGCTCCTTACACAGGATGGCAACTTCTTGCGGCCAACGCTTATGTCTTCCTCATTTAGACACCTAAATGAGCGCTTGGGGCTACCTCAATCGCTAAGTTTTCATAGCCTTCGCCATACGCATGCCACATGGTGTTTGGCAAATGGTGTAGATATAAAAACACTTTCTGAGCGCTTAGGGCATGCTGATGTAGCAACGACGCTTAGGATTTATGCGCATGTAATGCCTGGGCGCGATGCGATTGCAGCCCACGCTTTTGCAAAGGCAGCTGCGATAGCCCGAGGCGCGTCAAACTAA
- a CDS encoding Gp19/Gp15/Gp42 family protein yields the protein MLASFASIDEYSLRFGAPTDVARAEALLGDASAVLINAYEDFYGDEYTAGAHPSFDRSATSVACMLANRVLSAPISIAGATQFTQAAGGYSASVSYGAGLGELYLGKSDLKRLGLVGQRLNVLTPYERDEA from the coding sequence ATGTTGGCAAGTTTTGCATCAATTGATGAGTATAGCCTTCGTTTTGGCGCGCCTACAGATGTAGCGCGTGCAGAAGCGCTTTTAGGTGATGCGAGCGCAGTTCTTATAAATGCCTATGAGGACTTTTATGGAGATGAGTATACAGCTGGAGCTCACCCATCTTTTGACCGCTCGGCTACCTCAGTTGCATGCATGCTTGCCAACCGTGTCCTAAGTGCTCCTATCTCTATTGCAGGGGCTACCCAGTTTACACAGGCAGCCGGCGGCTACTCAGCGAGTGTAAGTTATGGGGCAGGGCTAGGCGAGCTGTATTTAGGCAAATCCGATCTCAAACGATTGGGTCTTGTAGGACAGCGCTTAAACGTTCTTACCCCCTATGAACGAGACGAGGCATAA
- the sufC gene encoding Fe-S cluster assembly ATPase SufC, with translation MTASASTTGSLITSTEPLLQLMGVKASVDEQLILHDINLSIGHGETHVVMGPNGAGKSTMGHVIMGNPVYDLKAGSIHFDGEDITELSSDKRARAGIFLSFQAPVEIPGVPLSSFLRALVANRPGFTMKGKEFRRRVKELAASLDMDAAYLNRELGVGFSGGEKKKVEMLQLLLLEPKLAILDETDSGLDVDALSVVSRGMDEYRRATDGSLVIITHNTRILEHVQVDRVHVVVNGRIVREDDASLISWIDEHGYESFEHANTASTLVAEA, from the coding sequence ATGACCGCTTCTGCGTCTACGACGGGGTCTTTGATAACATCAACAGAGCCCTTGCTCCAACTGATGGGAGTGAAAGCCTCAGTTGATGAGCAACTCATTTTACATGACATTAACCTGTCTATTGGACACGGTGAAACCCACGTTGTTATGGGTCCCAACGGTGCTGGCAAGTCAACGATGGGTCACGTTATTATGGGCAACCCCGTGTATGACCTCAAAGCTGGCTCCATACACTTTGATGGCGAGGACATCACCGAGCTTTCAAGTGATAAGCGTGCACGCGCTGGAATCTTTCTCTCGTTTCAGGCGCCAGTTGAGATTCCCGGCGTACCGCTGTCGAGTTTTTTGCGGGCACTTGTTGCCAATCGTCCCGGTTTTACCATGAAAGGAAAAGAGTTTCGTCGTCGCGTTAAAGAGCTTGCCGCCAGTCTTGACATGGATGCGGCATATCTCAATCGCGAGCTAGGCGTGGGTTTTTCAGGCGGTGAGAAGAAGAAAGTTGAAATGCTGCAACTCTTACTTCTTGAGCCCAAGCTGGCAATTCTTGATGAAACTGATTCTGGTCTTGACGTTGACGCGCTCTCAGTTGTTTCACGAGGCATGGATGAATACCGCCGCGCCACTGATGGGTCGCTGGTTATTATTACACACAACACCCGTATCCTCGAACATGTTCAGGTTGACCGGGTTCATGTGGTAGTTAACGGTCGCATTGTGCGCGAGGATGATGCATCGCTCATCTCGTGGATTGACGAGCATGGCTACGAGTCCTTTGAACATGCAAATACCGCTTCTACCTTGGTTGCGGAGGCTTAA
- a CDS encoding phage terminase family protein, translated as MLSPRLTPTFVANIPEHLDGDGAMAVELAGAYFGKPLPWQPYLLHAMLARDDADKYLLRTLGISIPRQNGKSWVVRARCFYGALAGEKILFTCQHGDTAMQMFEELAAPFEDENLPELHSLLDCVRKTNGQQSIRLKKKQDSDDLGGGLIRFTTRTDSLARGRTYDVLIYDEAQDLTARQQAASLPAISAGPMNNPQTIYLGTPPAPENIGTIFKDLHKRAHEGTTDAAWIEWAAPEIGDIHDKTRWYEYNPSLGTQLNYAAVETEASQMPSDVFARERLGWWSASTNAANLALSGPNWERCCVDEPIRDGKIAFGVKFSPDGQTVAVSWARAKRGCEAYIELYDVQSAYGGTVGISEMLTRNQDRIAAVCIDGKSGSGALIQRLHDASFPKKAIIQGSSSIVQSAAAMLCDEVNAQTIKHIASPALDVSATKSIRRKVGDFGGWSFGDGEDSISAPIESAALALYAIRTTKRDPEREQGASF; from the coding sequence ATGTTAAGCCCGCGCCTAACCCCAACATTTGTTGCTAATATCCCTGAGCACTTAGATGGTGATGGCGCTATGGCGGTTGAGCTTGCAGGCGCCTATTTTGGAAAACCCCTTCCATGGCAGCCCTATCTCTTGCATGCCATGCTAGCGCGAGATGATGCAGATAAATATTTGCTGCGCACGCTTGGTATCTCAATCCCTCGGCAAAATGGTAAAAGCTGGGTCGTGCGAGCACGCTGTTTCTACGGTGCGCTTGCCGGAGAAAAAATACTCTTTACCTGTCAGCACGGCGATACAGCTATGCAGATGTTTGAAGAGCTTGCTGCTCCTTTTGAAGATGAGAATTTACCCGAGCTACATAGCTTGCTTGATTGCGTGCGCAAAACAAATGGTCAACAATCTATCCGGTTGAAGAAAAAGCAAGACTCAGACGATTTGGGCGGCGGGCTTATCCGCTTTACGACACGCACCGACTCGCTAGCGCGCGGGCGCACCTATGACGTACTTATCTACGATGAGGCACAGGACCTAACTGCACGCCAACAAGCGGCATCATTGCCAGCTATATCAGCAGGTCCCATGAATAACCCGCAGACCATCTATCTAGGCACACCTCCTGCACCCGAAAATATTGGCACTATCTTTAAGGACCTTCACAAGCGTGCTCACGAAGGTACAACAGATGCCGCTTGGATTGAGTGGGCGGCACCAGAAATTGGAGATATACACGATAAAACACGCTGGTATGAATACAACCCGTCTCTTGGGACACAGCTCAATTATGCCGCTGTTGAAACCGAAGCCTCTCAAATGCCCTCAGATGTATTTGCCCGTGAGCGCTTGGGTTGGTGGTCGGCGAGCACCAATGCTGCCAACCTCGCCTTGAGTGGTCCTAACTGGGAACGTTGCTGTGTGGATGAGCCTATACGAGACGGCAAGATCGCTTTTGGCGTCAAATTTAGCCCAGATGGACAAACAGTTGCTGTGTCTTGGGCACGTGCAAAGCGCGGGTGTGAGGCATATATTGAGCTCTACGACGTTCAATCCGCCTATGGTGGCACGGTTGGCATCTCAGAGATGCTTACGCGCAACCAAGACCGAATTGCCGCGGTGTGTATCGATGGAAAATCAGGGTCGGGAGCACTTATTCAGCGCCTGCATGACGCTTCATTCCCTAAAAAAGCAATTATTCAGGGCAGCTCTTCTATTGTGCAATCGGCTGCCGCCATGCTGTGCGATGAGGTGAACGCGCAGACCATAAAACACATTGCATCACCAGCGCTTGATGTGTCTGCAACTAAATCAATTCGGCGAAAAGTGGGAGATTTTGGCGGATGGAGCTTTGGAGACGGCGAAGATAGCATCTCAGCTCCAATTGAGTCAGCAGCGCTCGCACTATATGCCATTCGTACAACCAAACGAGATCCCGAGCGGGAACAGGGGGCAAGTTTTTAA
- a CDS encoding P27 family phage terminase small subunit produces the protein MGISMPKDVRADECEKLIWKALVPKGNTFTKQDVPALRLLCFWHHVAIEARAALVRGEDTLEVLEQIGYKDLEDISGNPMPLHRKHPALAVLKEATTEIRALSELLNISPKARVDMIHTTKAQKTDSAQVLQLVLRDRAQKQKARRAC, from the coding sequence ATGGGTATTTCCATGCCAAAAGACGTACGAGCCGATGAATGCGAAAAACTCATCTGGAAAGCCCTTGTTCCTAAGGGCAATACGTTTACCAAACAAGATGTGCCAGCACTTCGCCTTCTGTGCTTTTGGCACCATGTCGCCATAGAAGCAAGAGCTGCGCTTGTGCGCGGTGAGGACACCTTAGAGGTGCTCGAGCAAATTGGCTATAAGGACTTAGAGGATATTTCAGGCAACCCAATGCCGCTTCACCGAAAGCACCCAGCCCTTGCCGTACTTAAAGAGGCAACTACCGAGATTCGAGCATTAAGCGAGCTTTTAAACATATCGCCTAAGGCTCGCGTTGATATGATACATACAACCAAAGCCCAAAAAACCGATAGCGCACAGGTATTGCAGCTCGTATTGCGCGACCGAGCCCAAAAGCAAAAGGCTCGCCGCGCATGTTAA
- a CDS encoding phage major capsid protein, which translates to MALDSMNTKSLTLPQSVSSEIWAKAQESSVVMKLAERITLPGNGLTIPVVTGDPVAAWTAETEEKPVGKHTLTTKTMKGYTVALIEPFSNQFRANNEALYEALVGRLPMSIAKVFDQTVFGFQDAPGESFDTLAQAPALDVSVKTYDAFVDAIGTVSKAEADLNHWVLSPAARTVLLKAKDSNNRPLFISNASVEGAPNSVLSIPAHFSRHAYKPAVTSKSVEVVGFGGDWSGARYGIVQDINIAIADQASLSVKDGSKTVQLNLFQRNMFAVRIELEIGFVIRSASEFVRLENGTIS; encoded by the coding sequence ATGGCACTTGATTCTATGAACACAAAAAGCTTGACCTTGCCTCAATCAGTCTCTTCTGAGATTTGGGCCAAGGCACAAGAGTCTTCAGTTGTGATGAAGCTCGCGGAGCGCATCACCCTGCCGGGAAACGGTCTTACCATTCCTGTGGTGACCGGCGACCCAGTTGCTGCCTGGACAGCTGAGACCGAAGAAAAACCGGTTGGCAAGCATACGCTGACAACCAAAACTATGAAGGGCTATACCGTTGCTTTGATTGAGCCGTTCTCAAACCAGTTCAGGGCAAACAACGAAGCGCTTTATGAGGCACTCGTTGGGCGTTTGCCTATGAGTATTGCTAAGGTGTTTGACCAGACGGTCTTTGGTTTTCAAGATGCCCCAGGTGAGAGCTTTGATACGCTCGCTCAAGCCCCTGCGCTCGATGTCTCGGTAAAAACCTATGACGCGTTTGTGGACGCAATAGGTACAGTTAGCAAAGCTGAGGCAGACCTTAACCACTGGGTGCTTTCTCCAGCAGCTCGCACGGTGCTTTTGAAAGCAAAAGACTCAAATAACCGCCCACTCTTTATTAGTAATGCATCTGTTGAAGGCGCTCCAAACTCAGTGCTTTCAATTCCTGCGCACTTCTCACGTCATGCTTACAAGCCTGCAGTTACTTCAAAATCTGTCGAGGTTGTAGGCTTTGGCGGTGATTGGAGTGGCGCACGCTATGGCATTGTTCAAGACATCAATATAGCCATTGCAGACCAAGCATCCTTAAGTGTGAAGGATGGTTCAAAGACGGTTCAGCTCAACCTTTTCCAGCGCAACATGTTTGCGGTGCGCATTGAGCTTGAAATTGGCTTTGTTATCCGCAGCGCGTCAGAATTTGTCCGACTTGAAAACGGCACCATTTCCTAA
- a CDS encoding phage portal protein → MGIFSINLAGDIACADGLEPADALIVKQLMSVWQNCKERNILREKYYLGHVQVKDLGIAMPSSLAKKIDPRIDWPKKAVHALADRSVLNGFTTDDDETTELLRHIYIANGLDSLYRKNLICELKHCCGFWTVSYGAAGEPVISAYPATAAAALWDDAQKCIAAGLVVAESKFSPIQRTHTPSVVNIFTQDAVIVLRRCENTWVAEYRYHSMGRPLIEPMAYSATLERPFGMSRITRSVMSITDDAIRQRARMEVAAESSALPQMWLLGTYKRVINDNNRYDASMGAINEITKDIDGDSPTIWQGAQLQMTPLNEYFRSLASQMSSVTNVPVSFFGVSSDNPSSADAIAASLEPLVIEAKNLNRDNGRALRNVAYMALAVARGTNFALERDRGANINPRFMSPAYPSTVSQSDAVLKQIQAIPKLADSDVMLELLDYTDEQMQRINSDAKKAQARKTFMSLLSEKDEPHGNLA, encoded by the coding sequence ATGGGTATTTTTTCGATTAACCTAGCAGGAGATATTGCTTGTGCCGATGGTTTAGAGCCAGCAGACGCTTTGATAGTAAAGCAGCTCATGAGCGTGTGGCAAAACTGCAAAGAGCGCAATATATTGCGCGAAAAATACTATCTCGGGCATGTGCAGGTCAAAGATTTAGGCATTGCTATGCCCTCATCATTAGCTAAAAAGATTGACCCTCGTATTGATTGGCCAAAAAAGGCCGTACATGCTCTAGCTGACCGCTCAGTACTCAATGGTTTTACAACCGATGATGATGAGACAACAGAGCTTTTACGACATATCTATATTGCCAACGGGCTTGATTCTCTCTATCGAAAAAACCTTATCTGCGAGCTAAAGCATTGCTGCGGCTTTTGGACAGTAAGCTATGGCGCAGCAGGTGAGCCTGTTATAAGCGCATACCCAGCAACTGCTGCTGCCGCCCTTTGGGATGACGCACAAAAATGCATTGCCGCAGGGCTTGTAGTGGCAGAGTCTAAGTTTTCTCCTATACAACGCACGCATACACCCTCTGTCGTTAATATATTTACACAAGATGCTGTCATTGTTTTGCGCCGGTGTGAAAATACATGGGTGGCAGAGTATCGCTACCACAGCATGGGACGGCCTTTGATTGAGCCTATGGCCTACAGCGCCACCCTTGAGCGTCCCTTTGGTATGAGTCGCATTACACGCTCAGTTATGAGCATCACAGACGACGCTATTCGGCAGCGTGCCCGCATGGAAGTTGCCGCAGAGTCCTCAGCGCTTCCCCAGATGTGGCTTTTAGGCACCTATAAGCGCGTGATTAATGACAACAACCGATACGATGCCTCTATGGGCGCGATTAACGAGATTACAAAAGATATTGATGGTGATTCGCCGACTATCTGGCAAGGCGCACAGCTACAAATGACACCTCTTAATGAGTATTTCCGCTCGCTTGCATCGCAGATGTCAAGCGTAACTAATGTTCCAGTCTCCTTTTTTGGTGTGTCAAGCGATAATCCAAGCTCAGCAGATGCTATAGCGGCTAGCTTAGAGCCGCTCGTAATTGAGGCAAAAAACCTCAACCGTGATAATGGTCGCGCCCTTCGCAACGTGGCTTATATGGCACTTGCTGTGGCTAGAGGAACTAACTTTGCCCTCGAGCGCGACCGTGGCGCAAACATTAATCCGCGTTTTATGTCACCTGCCTACCCCTCAACGGTCTCGCAAAGTGACGCGGTACTCAAGCAGATTCAAGCTATTCCTAAGTTGGCAGACTCTGATGTCATGCTGGAATTACTGGACTACACCGATGAGCAAATGCAGCGTATCAACTCTGATGCTAAAAAAGCTCAAGCCCGCAAAACCTTTATGTCTTTGTTGAGCGAGAAAGACGAGCCTCATGGAAATCTCGCGTAA
- a CDS encoding HNH endonuclease gives MVKPRSIWTKNGSVRQKMRARLRAEGRACHLCGAPIDYDLPAGHPYSFELDHIIPIARGGEPYDYANAAPAHRICNRRKGARMPGDKAQLVIKRTELF, from the coding sequence ATGGTTAAGCCCCGGAGCATATGGACAAAAAACGGTAGTGTCCGCCAGAAGATGAGGGCACGCCTCAGGGCCGAGGGAAGGGCTTGCCATTTATGCGGTGCCCCTATTGATTATGATTTACCTGCAGGTCATCCCTATAGTTTTGAGCTAGACCATATCATTCCAATAGCTCGTGGTGGTGAACCCTATGACTATGCTAATGCAGCGCCTGCTCATCGCATCTGCAACAGACGCAAAGGCGCCCGCATGCCTGGAGATAAAGCTCAACTTGTAATTAAGCGCACTGAACTATTTTAA
- a CDS encoding SufD family Fe-S cluster assembly protein yields MSTQTQAVRSLKQVNAMPAPTWSWLKMNSAGLAIPEGLKAASKNQISLSILEGSERVLSGNADAFDDALVRANKRFSARSRSSAPGDATERKLLAEGALDAMDVPALSRYQQGALEVQEELSVGAAFLTGMGHEAYSYLRGVAKSPHVIDIATDSVASLALNIGGALGSAAVASVDVVVRRGAHLKLKVLMDSPGSAHVAADAPSPVVGLAMRVYVGEDACFELDNTQALSDAYLALDDMGLFMDTRAKVQVRHTVLGAGAAYTGLAADVRGDNAKIEVTTSYLGMRRQLRDFNYQLRHLGQRTESHMQANGVLAGTSSKVLRGTIDLMHGCKGSAGSEQETVLLVDEGVDNKTVPVILCDEDDVQGNHGATIGHVRPEQLFYLACRGFSPEAAEALFVGAKFEEAYLQASDDATRAAVIELAQEIIPSFEEDMA; encoded by the coding sequence ATGAGTACACAAACACAAGCCGTGCGATCGCTCAAACAGGTAAACGCTATGCCGGCTCCTACCTGGAGCTGGCTTAAGATGAATAGTGCCGGGCTTGCGATACCCGAAGGACTTAAAGCTGCCTCTAAAAACCAGATAAGTTTGAGCATACTTGAGGGCTCTGAGCGCGTGCTATCGGGTAACGCTGATGCCTTTGATGATGCGCTTGTTCGTGCCAATAAACGTTTTAGCGCCCGTAGTCGTAGTTCTGCGCCAGGAGACGCTACAGAGCGCAAACTCCTTGCTGAAGGTGCGCTTGATGCTATGGATGTGCCGGCGCTTTCACGCTACCAACAAGGTGCTCTTGAGGTGCAAGAAGAGCTTTCGGTGGGCGCGGCCTTTTTGACTGGTATGGGTCATGAGGCCTATAGCTATCTGCGTGGTGTGGCAAAGTCGCCGCATGTTATTGATATTGCTACGGATTCTGTGGCATCGCTGGCTCTCAACATAGGAGGGGCACTAGGCAGCGCTGCTGTGGCTTCGGTTGATGTGGTAGTTCGTCGTGGTGCTCATCTCAAGCTCAAGGTGTTGATGGATTCTCCTGGTAGCGCGCATGTAGCAGCTGATGCACCAAGCCCTGTGGTGGGTCTTGCTATGCGCGTATATGTGGGTGAAGATGCTTGCTTTGAGCTCGATAATACGCAGGCGCTCTCAGATGCCTATCTTGCCCTTGATGATATGGGTCTATTTATGGATACCCGCGCAAAGGTTCAGGTCCGCCATACCGTTCTTGGTGCGGGTGCCGCCTATACCGGACTTGCAGCCGATGTGCGTGGTGATAACGCAAAGATAGAGGTCACAACCAGCTATTTGGGAATGCGCCGGCAGTTGCGCGACTTCAATTATCAACTGCGCCATTTGGGTCAGCGCACTGAGTCTCATATGCAAGCAAATGGCGTGCTTGCCGGAACAAGCTCCAAAGTACTGCGCGGCACAATTGATTTGATGCACGGCTGCAAGGGGAGTGCGGGCTCTGAGCAAGAGACGGTGCTTTTGGTTGATGAGGGTGTTGACAATAAAACGGTACCGGTTATTTTGTGCGATGAGGATGATGTTCAGGGTAATCACGGCGCTACTATTGGCCATGTGCGCCCTGAGCAGCTGTTCTATCTTGCCTGTCGAGGCTTTTCTCCTGAGGCAGCCGAGGCACTTTTTGTGGGCGCTAAGTTTGAAGAGGCCTATCTACAGGCTTCAGATGATGCAACTCGTGCAGCTGTGATAGAGCTCGCGCAGGAAATAATCCCTAGTTTTGAAGAGGATATGGCATGA
- the sufB gene encoding Fe-S cluster assembly protein SufB, which yields MVKKRTEVADINRSLYDFSYGEEGFERTDAGLTSEIVVEISERKHEPGWMRDFRLKSLEMYQRMPRPVWGPDISGLDMDNIVTYVKPNTNQQANWDDVPDDIKNTFERLGIPEAERSYLAGVGAQYDSELVYHNMQDTAAQMGIVYSGIEEALQEPQWEALIREKFMTLIPPQDHKFAALHGAVWSGGSFVYVPRGTKLDFPLQSYFRLNAKGAGQFEHTLIIVEDDADLHFIEGCSAPKYNVANLHAGAVELFVGKNAHLRYSTIENWSKNMYNLNTKRARVEANGEIEWISGSFGSHVGYLYPMSVLAGRRAKSSFTGITFAGAGQNLDTGCKVVLAAPETTASIETKGISKGGGIQTFRSSIVATPAATGSAATVSCSSLMLDDQSRSDTIPAMDIRAKHVSVGHEATIGRIGDDKIFYLMSRGISEEEARTMIVNGFASPVSKELPLEYAVEMNNLIKLEMEGAIG from the coding sequence GTGGTAAAGAAAAGAACCGAGGTTGCCGACATCAACCGAAGCCTGTATGACTTTTCTTATGGCGAAGAAGGCTTTGAACGCACCGATGCCGGATTGACCTCTGAGATTGTAGTAGAGATTTCAGAGCGCAAACATGAGCCTGGCTGGATGCGCGATTTTCGCCTCAAGTCATTAGAGATGTATCAACGCATGCCGCGTCCTGTTTGGGGTCCTGACATTTCAGGGCTCGACATGGACAATATTGTGACCTACGTTAAGCCCAATACTAACCAGCAGGCTAACTGGGACGATGTACCTGATGATATTAAAAACACCTTTGAGCGCCTAGGTATTCCGGAGGCGGAGCGCAGCTATCTTGCAGGTGTGGGTGCGCAGTATGACTCTGAGCTGGTTTATCACAACATGCAAGATACGGCAGCTCAGATGGGTATTGTTTATTCAGGCATAGAAGAAGCGCTTCAAGAACCCCAGTGGGAAGCGCTGATTCGCGAGAAATTTATGACGCTTATTCCGCCTCAAGATCACAAGTTCGCAGCACTGCATGGCGCGGTGTGGAGCGGCGGGTCTTTTGTGTATGTACCGCGCGGTACCAAGCTTGATTTTCCGCTTCAGAGCTATTTTCGCTTAAATGCTAAGGGCGCTGGACAGTTTGAGCATACGCTTATCATTGTTGAAGATGATGCTGACCTACACTTTATTGAGGGTTGCTCGGCTCCTAAATACAATGTTGCTAATCTACATGCCGGTGCGGTTGAGCTTTTTGTGGGTAAAAATGCTCATCTGCGCTATTCAACCATCGAAAACTGGTCAAAGAATATGTACAACCTCAATACCAAGCGTGCGCGCGTTGAGGCAAACGGTGAGATTGAGTGGATTTCAGGTTCTTTTGGCAGCCATGTTGGTTACCTCTATCCTATGAGTGTGTTGGCGGGACGAAGAGCTAAAAGCTCATTTACTGGTATTACCTTTGCTGGTGCCGGTCAAAACCTTGATACGGGCTGCAAGGTGGTACTAGCAGCTCCTGAGACAACAGCAAGCATTGAGACCAAGGGTATCTCAAAAGGCGGCGGCATTCAGACCTTTAGAAGCTCAATTGTGGCTACCCCTGCTGCTACGGGCTCTGCGGCAACGGTTTCGTGCTCTTCACTCATGCTCGATGACCAGTCACGCTCAGACACTATTCCGGCGATGGATATTAGGGCAAAGCACGTTTCGGTAGGTCATGAGGCAACGATTGGTCGCATTGGTGATGACAAGATTTTCTATCTTATGAGCCGGGGTATTTCTGAAGAAGAAGCACGCACCATGATTGTTAATGGTTTTGCGAGCCCCGTGTCTAAAGAACTGCCGCTTGAGTATGCCGTTGAGATGAATAATCTCATTAAGCTCGAGATGGAAGGGGCGATTGGATAA